ATGTCGAACAATGACAACAATAATTCTTGTGTGGTTAGTATCTCAGATGGGCAGTTTACGCTTTTATTACCAGGAGATATTGAGAAAGTCACTGAAACTAAGTTACTTAATCTAGAAAAAGAAGCACTCAAAGCCGATATATTACTGGTTCCACACCATGGTAGTGGCAGCTCTTCGAGCGAGCAGTTTATTCAAGCGGTTGACCCAGATATTGCGATATTTTCTCGAGCCTTTTATTCGCCTTGGAAAATTCCCAATGAGAAAGTGATTGAAAGATACCAAAGAGTTGGGAGTACGCTATTGGATACCGCCTTAGATGGCCATATAAGGATCTCAATTTTTGCTCAAGAAATTACAGTTGAACGAGCTCGAGAAGTGGAAAATTACTGGTTTCTCAGATAATCCATTCAGTTTTAACGAATTGAAAGTTACAATAATGCCATATAGAAAAGTAGAGGCTGGCAATGCAACCAACCGACAAGCAGATTTACGCTAGATTATTTAGCTATGTAAAAGACTTTAAACTCGCTGCCATATTTTCAGTAATTGGTATGATAGGGTACGCTGCGATGGATGCTTCGTTCGTCGCTTTAATGGATCCGTTTATCGATGAGGGTCTCACTGCAGGCAATCGCGATGTACTAAAACTGGCTCCCTTTGTTGTCATCGCGTTAGTCATTGGACGCGGTATCTTTAATTATATGGCATCGTATTGCTTGTCTTATGTTGGGTCTCAGGTTGTGCGTGCTTTGCGACAGCAACTATTTGAACACATGTTGTATTTACCAGTGTCTTTTCATGATCAACATTCTAATGGCGAATTGATATCAAAAATCACTTTTGATACAGAGCAGGTACAGCAAGCCGTCACTAAGGCGCTTCAAGTGCTGATCCGTGAAGGTGCATTTGTATTTTTCCTACTTATTACTATGTTTTATGCAAGTTGGCAGCTATCGCTCATTTTCTTAGTTGTGGTACCAATCGTGGCGGTGATAGTTACTGTGGTGTCTAAGCGTTTTAAGAAAATCTCCAAGAATATTCAAGATGCGATGGGAGAAGTGACGAAAAGCTCTGAGCAAATGATGGCGGGTCATAAAGTCATTCATGGCTTTGGTGGCCAAGATAAAACTATCTCTCACTTTGCTAAAGTTAATAATCATAACCGTCAGCAACGCGTAAAAATGGATGCGACTAAAGCGCTGAGCGTATCTATCATCCAAATCATAGCGGCGAGCGCAATGGCGGTGATACTCGCGATTGTCGCGATGCCTTCTATGGTGGATAAAATTTCATCGGGCACCTTTGTCACTTTGATCACCTCTATGATGATGATGCTGCGTCCTTTAAAACAACTTGCCAATGTGAATAGCGACCTGCAACGCGGGATCTCTGCGGCGAAAAGTGTGTTTGCGGTGATTGATCTTGAAAAAGAAAAGGACACTGGCACTCAGTCTTTATCTCGTGCTCAAGGT
This portion of the Pseudoalteromonas sp. GCY genome encodes:
- the msbA gene encoding lipid A export permease/ATP-binding protein MsbA, translating into MQPTDKQIYARLFSYVKDFKLAAIFSVIGMIGYAAMDASFVALMDPFIDEGLTAGNRDVLKLAPFVVIALVIGRGIFNYMASYCLSYVGSQVVRALRQQLFEHMLYLPVSFHDQHSNGELISKITFDTEQVQQAVTKALQVLIREGAFVFFLLITMFYASWQLSLIFLVVVPIVAVIVTVVSKRFKKISKNIQDAMGEVTKSSEQMMAGHKVIHGFGGQDKTISHFAKVNNHNRQQRVKMDATKALSVSIIQIIAASAMAVILAIVAMPSMVDKISSGTFVTLITSMMMMLRPLKQLANVNSDLQRGISAAKSVFAVIDLEKEKDTGTQSLSRAQGNLQVKDLTFTYPSKNDPVIESLNLEIKAGQSIALVGRSGSGKSTISNLLPRYYDIEAGSIELDGTNINDFQLADLRAQFSIVSQQVVLFNDTIANNIMYSLKQPLSQEALEKVVKQAHVWEFVKDLPEGLNTLVGENGVMLSGGQRQRIAIARAIVKDAPILILDEATSALDTESERLIQQALEELMADKTTIVIAHRLSTIERCDCIYVLDKGKIIEQGKHAELVAQEGVYHALCKMQFGEQ